Below is a genomic region from Deltaproteobacteria bacterium.
CAAGGTCTGTTTTGTGCCGACCGTGCTTGAGCAAGCGGCGCCTTCTCCGAATAATGCAGTTGCAGTAACATGCGGACCGCCGATTATGATAAAATTTGTATTACAGGCATTGAACAAACTCGGCTTCTCCGATGAGCAGGTTTACACGACACTTGAAAATAAGATGAAGTGCGGCGTGGGAAAATGCGGAAGGTGTAATGTGGGCGATATTTACATCTGCAAGGAAGGGCCGGTTTATACGGCGGAGGAAGTGAAAAAAATGTATAACGATTTCTAAAAGGCAGGCGATAGGTTATGGGCAATGGGTTATGGGTAAAAATAAAACCCATAGCCTATAGCCCCGTGCCTATAGCCAGTATTTAAAAGGAGTCCATCATGGCTGAAGGTAAAAAGAAGAAGATAAAACCACTTGCAACAGGCGATAAGACAATCCCGCCGGAAGGCGCAAAGATGA
It encodes:
- a CDS encoding heterodisulfide reductase subunit F, which encodes KVCFVPTVLEQAAPSPNNAVAVTCGPPIMIKFVLQALNKLGFSDEQVYTTLENKMKCGVGKCGRCNVGDIYICKEGPVYTAEEVKKMYNDF